One Campylobacter lari DNA segment encodes these proteins:
- the rnhA gene encoding ribonuclease HI, protein MKNIEIYTDGSCLNNPGFGGWAYVLTYKNHQKEQSGACENTTNNRMELMAIIEALKALKEPCEVKLYTDSNLMVQSINEWLEGWVKKDFKGKKNIDLWKEYLKVAKDHKITAFWIKAHNGHELNERCDELARNAALKLQEERSINA, encoded by the coding sequence TTGAAAAATATTGAAATTTATACTGATGGTTCTTGTTTAAACAACCCTGGTTTTGGAGGGTGGGCTTATGTTTTAACTTATAAAAATCATCAAAAAGAACAAAGTGGGGCGTGTGAGAATACAACAAATAACCGCATGGAGTTAATGGCTATTATAGAGGCTTTAAAAGCTTTAAAAGAACCATGTGAGGTAAAATTATATACAGATTCAAATTTAATGGTACAAAGTATTAATGAATGGCTTGAAGGTTGGGTAAAAAAAGATTTTAAGGGTAAAAAAAATATTGATCTTTGGAAAGAGTATTTAAAAGTAGCTAAAGATCATAAAATAACTGCTTTTTGGATCAAAGCACACAATGGCCATGAATTAAATGAGCGTTGCGATGAATTAGCAAGAAATGCAGCCTTAAAGCTCCAAGAAGAAAGGTCAATAAATGCTTAA
- a CDS encoding tetratricopeptide repeat protein: MDFFFVEYRDPLFGLIVLTALVFIIASSHYIWRIFANKDQKSKLDRFVKKFEINSTHQQILKNANLSIENLNFLAQIFTKSGEFEKAVGIYLIALQKANEASQKEFIFFSLAQVYLKAGFLERSVEALLNALKIKARNKESLKLLKIVYLKLKDYDKVLDVLECLFELGENIYAEKALIKALKIQASSKEQEQKLKKILALSKDNEYILRLCFLHYKDKLTQMPQFENVIDLLNECKSPLNLEDEKYHEFFYAKNLSTKAILIKNHKLKILKILNDNKLSANLSFTYVCNNCKNQSPLFFYHCPFCYEFGKCEIYYEVKA; encoded by the coding sequence ATGGATTTTTTCTTTGTAGAATACCGCGATCCTTTATTTGGTCTTATTGTTTTAACTGCTTTGGTTTTTATCATAGCTAGTTCGCATTATATATGGCGTATTTTTGCAAATAAAGATCAAAAAAGCAAACTTGATCGTTTTGTAAAAAAATTTGAAATCAATTCTACACATCAACAAATTTTAAAAAATGCTAATTTAAGCATAGAAAATTTAAATTTCTTAGCTCAAATTTTTACCAAAAGTGGTGAATTTGAAAAAGCTGTGGGGATTTATCTCATAGCTTTGCAAAAAGCAAATGAAGCAAGCCAAAAAGAATTTATCTTTTTTTCACTAGCACAAGTTTATTTAAAAGCAGGGTTTTTAGAGCGTAGCGTAGAGGCTTTATTAAATGCTTTAAAAATCAAAGCACGCAATAAAGAAAGCTTAAAACTTTTAAAAATTGTTTATTTAAAACTCAAAGATTATGATAAGGTTTTGGATGTTTTAGAGTGTTTGTTTGAGCTAGGAGAAAATATATATGCAGAAAAAGCTTTGATAAAAGCTTTGAAAATTCAAGCAAGTTCTAAAGAGCAAGAGCAAAAACTAAAAAAAATTTTAGCTTTAAGCAAGGATAATGAGTATATTTTAAGACTTTGTTTTTTACATTATAAAGATAAACTTACTCAAATGCCTCAATTTGAAAATGTCATTGACTTGCTTAATGAATGCAAAAGTCCGCTTAATCTTGAAGATGAAAAATACCATGAGTTTTTTTATGCAAAAAATTTAAGCACAAAAGCTATTCTTATCAAAAATCATAAACTAAAAATTTTAAAAATTTTAAATGATAATAAGCTAAGTGCAAATCTTAGCTTTACTTATGTGTGTAATAATTGTAAAAATCAAAGTCCTTTGTTTTTTTATCATTGTCCATTTTGTTATGAATTTGGAAAATGTGAGATTTATTATGAGGTAAAAGCTTGA
- the dnaG gene encoding DNA primase, translated as MIEQASIEQLLQKTDIVDIIAHYVEVKKQGSSYVCVCPFHDDKNPSMHINSIKGFYHCFACKAGGNVFKFVMDYEKLNFVEAVEKVASWSNFSLTYTSQKQDNKKSIIHILPTLNAFYKQNLAKNKEALAYLYKRGLNDEDIRTFELGFAPSSNETLRLLQNEQITQEEALEVGAIKQNENGAYASFINRITFSIYDHKNLLIGFGGRTLDENNMAKYVNSPQSKLFDKSRVFYALNLAKDTIYKQKEMIICEGYMDAIAFHKAGFKNAVAVLGTALGENHIPLIKRLEARAILCFDNDNAGLNAAVRSAHLLSLAKIDGKVVLIEGGKDPAELVASHQEKLLFNILEKGIELGEFYIRSLIASCDLSSALSKQKALEEVQKYTFNLEPLVANSYTTLVANLLGVNINDIKLSKNTRKISFTNPIKQSKINNISELELLKFLYENNEIIGLFKLLSAKEYFLHQDITKAILEQKNFENPSIRELYEFENIKNLSNLEEFLYAICKINLAYFNKLKSLNLKQAFKKQIYNLLNQNLEKIKKSYQNDEVFFNHLIEVLKSVHFLDDEESLELFLNRLQKNIKDKKAIHYNFEEEVF; from the coding sequence ATGATAGAACAAGCAAGTATAGAACAACTTTTACAAAAAACAGATATTGTTGATATCATAGCTCATTATGTTGAAGTAAAAAAACAAGGCTCAAGCTATGTTTGCGTTTGTCCTTTTCATGATGATAAAAATCCTAGTATGCATATTAATTCTATTAAAGGATTTTATCATTGTTTTGCATGCAAGGCCGGGGGTAATGTTTTTAAATTTGTAATGGATTATGAGAAATTAAACTTTGTTGAAGCAGTAGAAAAAGTTGCTTCATGGAGTAATTTTTCACTTACTTACACCTCACAAAAACAAGATAATAAAAAATCCATCATTCATATCTTGCCTACTCTTAATGCTTTTTACAAACAAAACCTAGCTAAAAACAAAGAAGCCTTAGCTTATCTTTATAAAAGAGGCTTAAATGATGAGGATATTAGAACCTTTGAATTAGGCTTTGCGCCAAGTTCTAATGAAACACTAAGACTTTTACAAAATGAGCAAATTACTCAAGAAGAAGCTTTAGAGGTAGGTGCGATAAAACAAAATGAAAATGGCGCTTATGCAAGTTTTATCAACCGCATTACTTTTAGCATTTATGATCATAAAAATTTACTCATAGGCTTTGGTGGTAGAACTTTAGATGAAAACAATATGGCAAAATACGTTAATTCTCCCCAAAGCAAACTTTTTGATAAATCACGCGTTTTTTACGCACTCAATTTAGCAAAAGATACCATTTATAAACAAAAAGAAATGATAATTTGCGAGGGCTATATGGACGCTATAGCCTTTCATAAAGCAGGATTTAAAAATGCTGTAGCGGTTTTAGGAACAGCTTTGGGTGAAAATCACATACCTTTGATAAAAAGATTAGAGGCAAGAGCGATTTTGTGTTTTGACAATGATAATGCAGGACTTAATGCTGCTGTGCGTTCAGCACATTTGCTTAGTTTAGCAAAAATTGATGGAAAAGTAGTCTTAATAGAAGGTGGAAAAGATCCAGCTGAACTCGTAGCAAGCCATCAAGAAAAATTACTTTTTAATATTTTAGAAAAAGGCATAGAGCTTGGAGAATTTTATATAAGAAGTTTGATTGCAAGTTGTGATTTAAGCTCAGCACTTAGTAAACAAAAGGCTTTAGAAGAGGTACAAAAATACACTTTTAATCTTGAGCCTTTAGTAGCAAATTCTTACACTACCTTAGTAGCAAATCTTTTGGGTGTAAATATTAATGATATTAAACTTTCTAAAAATACAAGAAAAATAAGCTTCACTAATCCCATCAAACAAAGTAAAATCAATAATATAAGCGAATTAGAGCTTTTGAAATTTTTATATGAAAATAATGAAATTATAGGGCTTTTTAAACTTTTAAGCGCAAAAGAATATTTTTTACACCAAGATATCACTAAAGCTATTTTAGAACAAAAAAACTTTGAAAATCCTAGCATAAGAGAGCTTTATGAATTTGAAAATATCAAAAACTTAAGCAATTTAGAAGAATTTTTATATGCTATTTGCAAGATCAACCTTGCATATTTTAATAAATTAAAAAGTTTAAATTTAAAACAAGCCTTTAAAAAACAAATTTATAATTTGCTCAATCAAAATTTAGAAAAAATCAAAAAAAGCTATCAAAACGATGAAGTTTTTTTTAATCACTTGATAGAAGTTTTAAAAAGCGTACATTTTTTAGATGATGAAGAAAGTTTGGAATTATTTTTAAATAGACTACAAAAAAATATCAAAGATAAAAAAGCAATTCATTATAACTTCGAAGAAGAAGTTTTTTAA
- a CDS encoding argininosuccinate synthase: protein MKALALFSGGLDSMLAIKLISSQGIEVKALNINIGFGSTSDKSELMAKRAAMAGASFEMIDVRNAYLQEVLFNPQYGYGKHFNPCIDCHAFMFKTALSMLKDENASFIITGEVVGQRPMSQRNDAMAKVKKLALDEEDLILRPMCAKNLPLTKPEREGWVDREKLENISGRSRKRQLELAAKFGFEDFESPGGGCLLTLESFSNKIKDFIKFDKNMQVNDAQLLKYGRHLRLPNGSKMIVGRNELENQFLKELKTQKYEELKLFDLVGAYSLVDENINPQDLELALSIALTYAKTQNNTKYKIGFKDKIFQSMAFEDKNKIQEYFIN from the coding sequence ATGAAAGCATTAGCACTTTTTAGTGGTGGCCTTGATTCTATGCTTGCTATAAAACTCATAAGCTCTCAAGGCATAGAAGTAAAAGCTTTAAATATCAATATAGGCTTTGGTAGCACAAGTGATAAAAGCGAACTCATGGCAAAACGTGCTGCTATGGCAGGAGCTAGTTTTGAGATGATAGATGTAAGAAATGCTTATTTGCAAGAAGTTTTATTTAATCCTCAATATGGATATGGAAAACATTTTAACCCTTGTATAGATTGTCATGCTTTTATGTTTAAAACTGCTCTTTCTATGTTAAAAGATGAAAACGCAAGCTTTATCATCACAGGAGAAGTGGTTGGCCAACGCCCAATGAGCCAAAGAAATGATGCTATGGCAAAGGTTAAAAAACTAGCACTTGATGAAGAAGATTTAATCTTGCGTCCAATGTGTGCTAAAAATTTACCTCTAACCAAACCTGAGCGTGAGGGTTGGGTTGATAGAGAAAAGTTAGAAAACATAAGTGGAAGAAGCAGAAAAAGACAACTTGAACTAGCTGCCAAATTTGGTTTTGAAGATTTTGAAAGTCCAGGTGGTGGATGTTTGCTTACACTTGAGAGTTTTTCAAATAAAATCAAAGATTTTATTAAATTTGATAAAAATATGCAAGTTAATGATGCGCAACTTTTAAAATACGGACGCCACTTAAGACTTCCAAATGGCTCTAAAATGATAGTAGGTAGAAATGAGTTAGAAAATCAATTTTTAAAAGAATTAAAAACTCAAAAGTATGAAGAATTAAAACTTTTTGATTTAGTAGGTGCTTATTCTTTGGTGGATGAAAACATCAATCCACAAGATCTTGAACTTGCTCTAAGCATAGCACTAACTTATGCTAAAACTCAAAATAATACAAAATACAAAATAGGCTTTAAAGATAAAATTTTCCAAAGTATGGCTTTTGAAGATAAAAATAAAATTCAAGAATATTTTATAAATTAA